Proteins encoded in a region of the Nitrospirota bacterium genome:
- the def gene encoding peptide deformylase — MAVLEIKTYPDKILKEKTAPVTEFDEALQKLIDDMIETMYAAFGVGLAANQVGVPKRVLVIDVSSKEAAITLIVLINPEIVSMEGAMEVEEGCLSLPGYTTVVKRAEKVKVKGLDRKGKPVEVEGSGLLSRALQHEIDHLNGKLLIDRIGRIKREFFKRRHRKVSAGSK, encoded by the coding sequence ATGGCTGTGCTTGAAATAAAAACATATCCGGACAAAATTCTGAAGGAAAAGACCGCTCCTGTTACAGAGTTTGACGAGGCGCTTCAAAAATTGATTGACGATATGATAGAGACCATGTATGCGGCTTTTGGCGTTGGTCTTGCCGCCAATCAGGTAGGCGTACCAAAAAGGGTGCTTGTTATTGACGTCTCAAGCAAGGAAGCGGCTATTACCCTGATTGTCCTTATAAACCCGGAGATTGTTTCCATGGAAGGAGCGATGGAGGTTGAGGAAGGATGCCTGAGCCTGCCCGGTTATACGACAGTCGTAAAAAGGGCTGAAAAAGTGAAGGTAAAGGGGCTTGACAGAAAAGGCAAGCCGGTAGAGGTGGAAGGCAGCGGGCTTTTATCAAGGGCGCTTCAGCATGAGATTGATCACCTGAACGGCAAATTATTGATTGACAGGATAGGCCGCATCAAAAGAGAGTTTTTTAAAAGACGCCACAGAAAGGTATCGGCAGGCAGTAAGTGA
- the nifU gene encoding Fe-S cluster assembly scaffold protein NifU, with translation MYSEKVMEHFTNPRNVGELPDADGIGTEGNPVCGDVMKIFIKVKDNIITDAKFKTFGCGAAIAVSSMVTEMVKGKTLDEALKISKEAVANELGGLPPQKMHCSNLGADALHKAIEDYRQKQGK, from the coding sequence GTGAAAAAGTAATGGAGCATTTTACTAATCCGCGGAATGTCGGTGAACTGCCTGACGCAGACGGCATAGGCACAGAAGGGAATCCTGTATGCGGCGATGTGATGAAGATTTTTATAAAGGTTAAAGACAATATAATAACTGATGCCAAATTCAAGACCTTTGGCTGCGGCGCCGCAATTGCGGTGTCAAGCATGGTGACTGAAATGGTCAAGGGCAAGACCCTTGACGAAGCGCTTAAGATTTCAAAGGAGGCGGTTGCCAATGAGCTTGGCGGGCTGCCGCCCCAGAAGATGCATTGCTCTAATCTGGGCGCCGATGCCCTGCACAAGGCGATAGAGGACTACAGGCAAAAACAAGGGAAATGA